The Sulfurimonas lithotrophica genome includes a region encoding these proteins:
- a CDS encoding response regulator transcription factor → MIKIAMLEDDTELADVLIQYLSKFNISVRNFEDPYLALSAIALEDFDLIILDLTLPGMDGLEVCKELVTKYDIPIIISSARSDITDKVIALELGADDYLPKPYDPRELEVRIKTILRRFNKNISKDAEEQKELFVLDEEKQEITKAGKFIKFTAAEFQIMSLMCKRKGFVVSRYDILDSCDLFNSDEDSGSIAVIINRIRHKIENNPKNPRHFLTIRGMGYKLVE, encoded by the coding sequence TTGATAAAAATAGCAATGCTGGAGGATGATACCGAATTAGCAGATGTGCTGATTCAGTATCTCTCAAAATTCAATATATCTGTTAGAAATTTTGAAGACCCGTACTTAGCTTTAAGTGCCATAGCTTTAGAAGATTTTGATTTAATCATATTAGATTTGACTCTTCCGGGTATGGATGGTTTGGAAGTATGTAAAGAGCTGGTTACAAAGTATGATATCCCCATAATTATATCTAGTGCCAGAAGCGATATAACCGATAAAGTGATTGCACTTGAGTTAGGAGCCGATGACTACCTTCCAAAACCTTATGACCCAAGGGAGCTTGAGGTTAGGATAAAAACAATTTTAAGACGTTTTAATAAAAATATATCAAAAGATGCAGAAGAACAAAAAGAGTTATTTGTTTTAGATGAAGAAAAACAAGAGATTACAAAAGCAGGAAAATTTATAAAGTTTACCGCAGCAGAATTTCAAATAATGTCTTTAATGTGTAAACGAAAAGGTTTTGTGGTTTCAAGATACGATATTTTGGATAGTTGTGATTTGTTTAACAGTGATGAAGACAGCGGAAGCATCGCGGTTATAATAAACAGAATAAGACATAAAATAGAAAACAATCCTAAAAATCCACGCCATTTTCTAACAATAAGAGGGATGGGGTATAAATTAGTAGAATGA